The Mycolicibacterium parafortuitum nucleotide sequence TCGTTCTCGAAGCTCGGCACCCCGCCCATGAACTTGGAGACCAGGAAGTTCGACACCGCCGACGTGCCGTTCTCGGCGTTGCGGGTCTCGATCAGCCGGGTGCCCGCCTCGGTCGGTTCGAGTTCGTAGCTCCACACCGTGTTGTTCTCGTTGACCTTGAAGGCCAGCTTCTTCTCCGGGATGAACTCGGTGATGCGGCACGTGGTGGGCCAGAACATCGGCCCGCGGCGGTTCAGGTTCACCGTGCGGGTGCCTGCGCGCAGCTGACCGAGCGGCTTCATCGCCCGGCACTGCGGGCTCCACTGCGGCATCCGGCGCAGGTCCGAGACCAGTTCCCAGACGCGGTTCACCGGTGCGTTGATGTCGATCTGGGCCTGCAGAATCGGCGCTGCCATGCGTCTCCTCGTCTTCGGGTCAGTTCAAGCCGCGTTGCGCGCCGCGACGGCCTTGGCGCGCGGAGTGACGTTGCCACAGAAAGATCGATGTGCCAAGGACACCGACGCCGAGCCCGGCCAGGGTGACCGGACGCCAGGACTCCAACGCCCCGACGGTGAACGCCAGCACCGTCGCGACCACCCAGGCCGCCGTGATCACCGCGATCACGGGGCGCGGATCGAGCAGCACCGCGGGTAGCGGGGGCGGTTCGGTGTCGGGTTGCATCACCGAACAACCTAATCGACCGTGAACCGGCGGTGAGTAGTCTCTACCGCTGTGCCAGCGCCCGGTCGTCCCCGAATCATCTGATGGACGTCATCGACATCACCGACCCCGCAGACCCGCGGCTGGACGATTTCCGTGACCTCAACAGTGTCGATCGCCGACCGGACCTGCCGACGGGCAAGGGACTGGTGATCGCCGAGGGCGTGCTCGTGGTGCAGCGGATGCTGGCGTCGCGGTTCGTGCCGCGCGCGATGCTGGGCACCGACCGGCGGCTCACCGAACTCGGCAGCGACCTCGACGGGCTGGACGCGCCGTTCTACCGGGCCAGTGCCGAAGTGATGGCCGACGCAGTCGGATTCCACCTCAACCGTGGTGTGCTCGCCTCGGCGTCGCGGGCCCCCGAGCTCACGGTGGCTCAGGTGATCGACGGCGCGCGGACCGTCGCGGTGCTCGAGGGCGTCAACGACCACGAAAACCTCGGGTCGGTGTTCCGCAACGCGGCCGGGCTCGGCGTCGACGCGGTGGTTTTCGGCGCCGGATGCGCCGATCCGCTGTATCGCCGCGCCGTGCGGGTGTCGATGGGGCATGCGCTGCTGGTCCCGTTCGCCCGCGCGGAGTCGTGGCCAGATGATCTGAACATCCTGCGGGACAGTGGTTTCCGGCTGCTGGCGATGACGCCCAATCCGGCCGCGCAGACGATCGCCGAGGTGATGCCCGGGCTGGCCGAAGACCCGGTGGCGATCCTGGTCGGCGCGGAGGGGCCCGGGCTGAAGGAGCACACCATGCGCTCCAGCGATGTGCGCGTACGCATTCCGATGGCGCGCGGCACCGACTCGCTCAACGTCGCGACAGCGGCGGCGCTGGCCTTCTACGAACGGGATAGGCTCACCCCGTGAACGACGAAACGCCGTGGGCCACAGGGCTGACCGTGTCGGCCTTCACCGCGGCGGTGATCGGCGCCGCGATCGTCGTGCTCAGCATCGGATTGGTGCGGGTGCACCCGTTGCTCGCCGCCGGGCTGAACCTGATCGCCGTCGGCGGCCTCGCGCCGACCGTGTGGGGGTGGCGGCACCGGTTGGTGTGGCGCTGGTTCGTCTACGGCGCGGCGGCCGGGGTCGCCGGGGGGTGGATCGCGCTGTTGGTGATGGGTGCCGCGGGAAGGTTGTGAGTCAGCGCTGACCGCTGGAGCGCACCCCGAGTAGCACGTCCTCCCACGCCGGCACGGCGGGGCGGGCCTTGCGCGGACGCGCGGTCTTCGCCGCGGGAGCTTCCTCCGGTGCCTCGACGCTCTCGGGTTCGGGCTGCGGCTCCGGGGTGGGCGCCGGCGCCGGCAGCGGTTCCGGCTCGGGGTCTCCGAGGGCCAGCTGCGCGACTGCGGCCAGCGGCCGCAGCGGGCGCGCGAAATTCGGGTCGATCAGCTCCGAGGCCGCGTCGTCGAACGCGGTGACGGTGCCGCCGTGCGCGCCGGGGGAGTAGCGGAAGTGTGCGACGTTGTCGGACAGGCCGGCCTTCCACGCCAGCTGCACGGTCCAGCGGCCGTCCTCGTTGCGCCACGCATCCCACTTCACGCCCTCGGGATCGAGACCCCGCGAGATCAGCGCCGACGTCACGGTCTCCAGGAGCGTCAACACCGACGGACCGTCGGCCAGCACGGGATGCGCTGCGGTCGCCAGCTCGGCGGCGCGGGAGCGTTCCAGCAGCACCGGATGGGCGAAGCGCTCGACGCGCGCGATGTCGACACCCGCGGCGTTGGCGACCTGCTCGACCGACGCGCCGGCACGGATCTTCGACTGGATCTCACGGGGGCGCAGCACGTTCGGCACCTCGACATCGATGGTGGTCTGGTTGGAGGCAACTCGGTCGCCGCGCACAGCGGCCCTGAGGCGGTCGTCGTTGCGGAGGACGAACTTGTCCCCGGAGTCGTCGGTTTCGCAGATGATTCGTCTGCCGTCGACGTCGAGTCCGACGACTCTGAGTTCCCTCATTGCGACCTCCTCCGGGCTGGCGCCATGCCCGATATTCGGGTCACCTTACTGCGTTATCGATCCGTAACCCGGCAGACACGCGGGGAGGTTCAGGGCCTCTGGGCTAGAGCCTCTCCACGACGTAGTCGATGCACGCCGTCAGCGCGCTGACATCCTCGGGCTCCACTGCCGGGAACATCCCGACCCGCAGCTGGTTGCGGCCCAGCTTGCGGTAGGGCTCGGTGTCGACGATCCCGTTGGCCCGCAGGGTCTTGGCCACGGCTGCGGCGTCGACGTCGTCGTTGAAGTCCACGGTGCCGACCACCTGCGAGCGCAGCGCCGGGTCGGCCACGAACGGTGTCGCGAACGACGCGGCCTCGGCCCAGCTGTAGAGCCGCTGCGACGAGTCGGCGGTGCGCTTGACCGCCCACTCCAGCCCGCCGTTGCCGTTGAGCCAGTCGATCTGCTCGGCCAGCAGCACCAGGGTCCCGATGGCCGGGGTGTTGTACGTCTGGTTCTTGACGCTGTTCTCGATCGCGATCGGCAGCGACAGAAACTCCGGCACCCACCGGCCGCTCGCGGCGACCGCCTCGACCCGGGCCAGCGCCGCAGGGGACATCAGCGAGATCCACAGACCGCCATCGCCGGCGAAGTTCTTCTGCGGCGCGAAGTAGTAGACGTCGGCGTCGGTGATGTCGACCGGCAGGCCACCCGCCGCCGACGTCGCGTCGATCGTGATCAGCGCGTCGCCGGAGCCGGCCGGGCGCTGCACCGGAACCGCGACACCGGTCGAGGTCTCGTTGTGCGCCCAGGCGATCAGGTCGGCCGACGGGTCCGCCTGCGGTGCGGGTGCGCTACCCGGGTCGGCCTTGACGACGATCGGGTCGCCGACGAACGGGTTCTTCGCGACCGCCGAGGCGAACTTGGAGCTGAACTCGCCGTAGGTCAGGTGCAGCGAGCGCTTGTCGACGAGCCCGAACGCGGCGGCGTCCCAGAATGCGGTCGACCCGCCGTTGCCGAGTACGACCTCGTAGCCGTCGGGCAGCGAGAACAGCTGGCGCAGCCCGTCGCGGACCCGTCCCACCAGGTTCTTCACCGGCGCCTGCCGGTGCGACGTGCCGAACAGGTGTCCCGCCGCGGCGAGGGCCTGCAGTTGTTCCGGCCTGACCTTCGACGGCCCGCAGCCGAACCGTCCGTCGGCGGGTTTCAGATCAGCGGGGATGGTCAGCGTCTCGGCCATGCCCACCAGCGTAGTTCCGGCGCCTGCCGCCGAAACTGTGGGTCCCGCGGTAGGCGGATTCGGCCATGAAGTGATCCGGGTCACATGTGATGCGGATTACCCGCCTGACCCACACCCGCGGCAAGGCCCTGTTCAAATCATGGGACCGCGGGTACCGTGTTTCGACATCGGGCCAATGAATGTAAACCTCACGGGAGGCTTCAAATGGCAGTCAAGGAACCTCGCACACGTCTGATCCGGCGCTGGCGCAAGAACATGGACGTGCTCGACGACAGCGAGTACGTCGACATGCTGACCACACTCTCCGAGGGTTCGGTGCGCCGCAATTTCAACCCGTACATCGACATCGACTGGGACTCCCCGGAGTTCGCCGTGACGCCGGGCGACGAGCGCTGGATCCTGCCGGGCACCGATCCGCTGGGGCGGCACCCCTGGTACCGGTCCCAGCCTCGGGAGCGCCAGATCGAGATCGGCATGTGGCGGCAGGCCAACGTCGCGAAGGTCGGCCTGCACTTCGAGTCGATCCTGATCCGCGGGCTGATGAACTACGCGTTCTGGGTGCCCAACGGCTCACCCGAGTACCGGTACTGCCTGCACGAGTCCGTCGAGGAGTGCAACCACACCCTGATGTTCCAGGAGATGGTCAACCGCATCGGCGCCGATGTGCCCGGTATGCCGCGGTTGCTCAAATGGCTGTCGCAGTTCATCCCGCTCGCCGCGGGCCCGCTGCCGGTGCCGTTCTTCTTCGGGGTGCTCGCCGGTGAGGAACCGATCGATCACACCCAGAAGAACGTGCTGCGCGAAGGCAAGGCGCTGCACCCGATCATGGAGCGGGTGATGGCGATCCACGTCGCCGAGGAAGCCCGCCACATCTCGTTCGCCCATGAGTATCTGCGCAAGCGGGTGCCCCGGCTCAATCGCAGGCAGAAGTTCCTGCTGTCGTTGAACGTGCCGATCATGATGCGGGTGCTGTGCCAGGCGATCATCGTTCCGCCGAAGTCGTTCTGGAAGGAATTCGACATCCCGCGCTCGGTGAAGAAGGAGATCTTCTTCGGGACCCCGGAGGCCCGCCAGTTCCTGCGCGACATGTTCGGCGATGTCCGGATGCTCTGCCACGACACCGGGCTGATGAATCCCGCCGCGAAACTGATGTGGCGGCTGTGCAAGATCGACGGTCCGCCCAGCCGCTACCGCAGCGAACCGGCCCGCAAGCACGTGGTCTCGGCCGTCGACCCGATCGTGACCCCGGTCGCGTAGGAGACGCCCGTGCCCCACGTGATCACCCAGTCGTGCTGCAGCGACGGGTCCTGCGTCTACGCCTGCCCGGTGAACTGCATCCACCCGACCCCAGACGAGCCCGGCTTCGCGACCGCCGAGATGCTGTACATCGACCCGGTCGCATGCGTCGACTGCGGCGCATGTGTGTCGGCGTGCCCGGTCGGGGCGATCTCACCGGATTCCAAGCTCGAACCCGCGCAGTTGCCGTTCGTCGAACTCAACGCGTCCTTCTATCCCGCGCGCGACGGCAAGCTGCCGCCGACCTCGAAGCTCGCCCCGGTGCCGGAGGCGCCGATCGTGCGCCACCGCCCGGGCGGTCCGCTGCGGGTCGCGATCGTCGGCTCCGGCCCCGCGGCGATGTACGCCGCCGACGAGCTGCTGACCCAGGACGGCGTGCGGGTCAACGTGTTCGAGAAGCTGCCGACGCCGTACGGCCTGGTCCGGGCCGGCGTCGCACCCGATCACCAGGCCACCAAACGCGTCACGCGACTGTTCGACAGGATCGCAGCCCGGCCCGGGTTCACCTTCTATCTGAACACCGAGGTCGGTGCGCACCTTAGCCACGGCGAACTGCTCGAGCATCACCACGCCGTGCTGTACGCCGTCGGTGCGCCCGACGACCGCCGGCTCGACATCGACGGCATCGGCCTGCCCGGCACCGCGACCGCCACCGAGGTGGTCGCCTGGTACAACGGGCACCCTGAATTCGCCGGTCTGCCCGTCGATCTCAGCGGTGAGCGGGTGGTGATCGTCGGCAACGGCAACGTCGCACTCGACGTCGCCCGGATCCTGACCACAGACCCGGATGCGCTGGCGCGCACCGACATCGCCGACCATGCGCTGGCCGCGCTGCGGCACTCCGCGGTGCGGGAAGTGGTGGTCGCCGCCCGCCGCGGTCCCGCCGCGTCGGCGTTCACCCTGCCCGAGCTGATCGGGCTGACCGCCGCCTGCGACGTCGTGCTCGACCCCGCCGACCACGACCGCGTCCAGGCCGACCTCACCGAGACCGACGGGGCCGCGGATCCGCTGACCCGCGCCAAGCTCGAAGTCCTGGCCAAGCTCGGCAGCTCCGACGCGCCGAGCACCAGGCCCCGGATCCGGCTGGCCTACCAGCTGACGCCGAACAGCGTGCTGGGCGACACACAGGCCGAGGCAGTGGCGTTCACCGTCACCGGATCCGGCGAACGGGTGGAGATCGAGGCCGGGCTCGTGCTGACCTCGATCGGCTACCACGGCAAGGAGATTCGCGGGCTGCCGTTCGATCCCGACGCGGGTGTGGTCCCCAACCGCGGGGGCCGGGTCGTCGACGACGGGGGTGCGCCGGTGCCGGGCAGCTACGTGGCCGGCTGGATCAAACGCGGACCGACCGGGTTCATCGGCACCAACAAATCCTGTGCCGCCGAAACCGTGCACACCCTGGTTGCCGACTACAACGACGGCCGTCTGCCCGAGCCCGTACACGGCACCTCTGCGCTGCACCGGTTCGTGCGCGCCCGGCAGCCCGAGCTGGTCGACGCCGCGGGCTGGAAGGCGATCGACGACGCCGAGGTGGCGCGCGGCGACGGCGTGCGGCCCCGCGACAAGTTCACTTCGGTGACCGAGATGGTCGGCGTCGCGACGAACCTGCCCGCGCCGCCGATGCGTCAACGGCTGTTCGCCGCGTTACGCCGCTGACGATCACTCGGTCGCCCAGTACTGCAGGACATGTTCGAACGCGGTCGGATGCACCGACAGTGCACCCACGTACGGATGCTCGAGCGCGAAGATCAGGTACAACACGAACGCCAGTAGTGCCGCGGTCAGCCCGACGGCCAACGAGTGCACCAGCACATCGCGCGTGCCGAACAGGAACGTGAACGCCATCATCACGCCGCCACCGCCGATCAGCAGCACCCATAGTTCACCGGGCACGTAGGCCTCGCTGCTACTCACCCGCATCTTGCGGGCGGCGCCGAGATCGTTCAGGCGGACGATGGCGTGATCGAAGAACGCGATCTCGTTGCGCGTCTGCGGCTCTACCGCCAGATATGCCAGCCACACGTCGTGGAGTTCGTCGGACTGCTCGGGGACGTACTCACCGCGGTCCATCCGGGGGAATTCCTCGTCGATGACGAACCGCGTGTAATGGATGAGGCTGGCTTCGACCGCAGGCCGTGACACGGCGGGCAACGCTTCGGAGTCACGAAGCAGATCGGCCACCGCGGCCGCCTCCATCCCGCTGGCGTCCTCGGCGTCGGAGAACTGTTCCCACACCACCACGACGACGAACCCGACCAGCACCGCGTACAGTACGCCGCCGAGTTGGAACACCGAACCGGATACGGCGTTGTTGTTCTCCAACCTGCTGTGCGACACCGCTTTACGGAACAGGAAGAGACCACCGACGGACAGGCCGACGACTCCGGTGACCCACAGTGGCACGAGGATCATCGGGGGGATCTGGAGAAGCCACAGCACAGATCAATACCTCGTGTCTGGTGCCGACCGCCGCGGCGCAGTCCGGCAATTATGACCAGAAGGACGTGCTGAGGTCCGGCAAATGCACGGGTTTTGGTCAATTTCCCCACCGCGCTGTCCGACAGAGGTAAGCACAGAACCATGAATTCTGCGCAGTTCGTCGGACGGGTCGGCGGTCTCGCGGTGGCGCTCGGCGTCGGAGCTGCCGCGCTCACCGGGGCCGGGGTGGCATGGGCGGAGGAGGGTTCGGATGCATCCGCGGCCTCCGCGGGCTCCTCGGCTGAATCATCCACTGGGCGAACATCATCAGCCGAAAAACGCGCTGAGGGCCCGATCAAGCCGAGCCGGGACCGCAGTACCGGCCGGGGTGCCGACGGGGAGGGCTCTGCCGTCGCGGATCGCGACACCGACGATGACGGACAGGACACGGCGGACTCCGGGGACCCTGCCGCCGCTGCGACAGGCGCCGACTCCGGCGACCAACCGGTGCGGGCACGCAAACCCCGCCTCACGGTCCGGGCCGGGCAGGATTCGCCGGAAACCGAGAGCGACACCGGATCAGCGGCAGGGTCGCAAGCCGACACGGACCGTGACCCCGCCGCACCCGCCGCAGGCGGAATCGAATCCGCCGCGCGGGACACCACGGCACCCGAAACCCCCGCCGCGAGCACCGCGAGCACCGCGGTCGTGGACCCGCCCCGGGTACCGTCCTGGCGGGCCTACCCGACCGCCCACGATCCCGGCACGGTGGTGACCTGGGCGGTGGACCTGGTGCACAGCTTCTTCGAGGCGGTACTGCAGCCGTTCGCCGCGGGAGCGCCCCGCCCGCCCGCCGATCCGTCGGTCTGGGGGCTGCTGGCCTGGGTGCGCCGGGAGTTGTTCAACGCCTCGCCGACCGCGACCGCCAACCCGCTGCCGTACACCCAGAGCCTCGTCGACGGCGACGTGCTGATCACCGGCAACGTCGGCGTCGTCGACCCCGACGACGACCCGTTGACCTACACGGTGATCGGACGTCCGCACAACGGTGGGACCGTCACCGTCGACGCGGACGGCAACTTCGTCTACCGGGCGATGAACGCGATGGCCGCGGTGGGCGGCACCGACGTGTTCACCGTCGCGGTCAGCGATGAGGCGGCAGGGCTGCACGTGCACGGTCTGGCAGGCCTGCTGCAATTCGTGCCGATCCTGGGCAACTTCCTCAAACCCGGGGGAGGGCACGGCATCACGCGCACGATCACGGTCACGGTGACGCCCGTCGACGGCATCGACCTGTCCCTGCCCGACGACTTCCGCTGGGGCGTCGCCCATTCCGGGTTCCAGGCCGAAGGCGGACCCGGCGTCCCGATCGACACCCGGTCGGACTGGTACCGGTGGGTGCACGACCCGCTCAACCGGCTGCTCGGTCTGGTCAAGGGAGTACCCGAGGACGGGCCGGGGGCGTATCTGACCTACGACGACGATGCCCGGTTGGCGCGCGAAGAACTCGGCATGAACACCTTCCGGATGGGTATCGAGTGGAGCCGAATCTTCCCGAACTCGACTGCGGCCATTGACATCTCCGATGAGGGTGGCGCGCTGAGCCTCGACGACCTCCAAGCGCTCGACGCGCTGGCCGACGCCGGCGCGGTGGCCCACTACCGCGACGTGTTCGCCGCGTTGCGCGCCCACGGCCTGGAACCGCTGGTCACCGTCAACCACTTCACCCTGCCGGTGTGGGTGCACGACCCCGTCGTGGCGCGTCCGCTGATCCAGCTCGGGTTGCCCGTCGACGCCGCGGGCTGGCTGTCGCCGAAAACCGCCGCCGAGTTCGAGAAGTACGCGGGCTACCTCGCGTGGAAGTTCGGAGATCAGGTCGACAACTGGGCGACCGTCAACGAGCCGTTCCCGCCGGTGCTGACCGAATTCCTGGCGATCCCGGGCGTGGTGCCGAACTGGCCGCCGGGGGTGCTACGGCCCGACCTCGCCTCGACGTTCGTGGTCAACCAGGCGATCGGGCACGTCGCGGCCTACGACGCGATCCACGCCTGGGACACCACCGCCGCGAGCGAGGGCGGTCCCGCGGCGTTCGTCGGTTTCACCCACAACATGATCCCGGCGCGGCCGGCCAACCCGGTCAACCCGCTCGACGTCGCGGCCGCCGACGCATGGAACCACTACTACAACACCTGGTTCCCGAACGCGGTGATCGACGGATGGGTGGACGTGAACTTCGACGGCATCAAGTCCGCCGACGAGATCCGTCCCGACATGGCCGACAAGGTCGACTTCCTCGGCGTGCAGTACTACGGCTCGCAACCCATGGTCGGCTTCGGCGTCGCCCCGGTGCCCGGCTTCCCGTTCCTGCGCGGCTTTCCGATCCGGTGCTCGGCCGAGGAGTCGACGTGCAGCGACTTCAACCAGCCCACCGACCCGGGCGGCTTCCGGGAGGTGCTCGAGCTCGCCGCGTCGTACGGGAAACCGTTGTGGATCACCGAGAACGGCATCGCCGACGCCGACGATTCCAAGCGGCCGTCCTACATCGTCAACCACATCGCGGTGGTGCAGGACCTGGTGACCCACGGAACCGACATCCGCGGCTACACCTACTGGTCCTTCGTCGACAACCTGGAGTGGGCGGAGGGCTACGACCTGAAGTTCGGCCTCTACGGCTCCGACCCGGACACCCCTGAGCTCGAACGCATCCCGAAGCCGGCCAGCATCGCCGCGCTGGCCGGGATCACCACCGCCAACGGGCTTCCCGCGGCGCTGCTGCAGGCCTACCTACCGCGCTAGCCCGCGCCGCCCATCTGCGCCATCACGTCGTTCATGTCGACCTCGCGCACGGTCTCGGCCAGCGACCACTGGTGGCCGAACGGATCCCGCACCACGCCGTAACGGTCACCCCAGAACTGATCCTCCAAGGGGTTCACCACGGTGGCGCCGGCATCCAGCGCCCGCTGGAAGCGCCCTTCCACATCGGGGCCGTGCAGGTGGATGGTCACCGAGGAGCCGCCGAGAGCGACCGGTGTGCTCGAGCGGCCGTCGCAGAACTCGGGGAAGTCGTCGTTGAGGAAGACCATCGCGCCGTTGATCTGGAACGCCGCGTGCATGATCTTGCCCTCGGGGCCGGGCAGCCGCGCCATCTCGACCGCACCGAACGCCTTGGCGTAGAAGTCGAGTGCCGCCGCGGCGTCGCCGACGACGAGGTGCGGGACGAGCATGGGCGTGTTGGCTTCAGCGGGAACCGCCATCTGAATTCTCCTGACCGGGTAGGGGTGGGACGCCAGTGCAGACCAGCGGCCGCGGCAAAACTCATCGCGGCCCACACCACCACCCTCAGACCACGGAGAACCCGGCGGGCAGCCCGGTGCGGCCGGTCAACGCGAGCAGCAGCGTCGGCCCGGTGCCGAGCGCGACGCCGATCCGCGCGGCCAGCGCCGCGGCGTCGGCGAGTACCTCGACGGGTGGGGTCACGTCGAGCCCCACCGCCCTGGCGATGTCCAGACCGTGCACCGCCAGCTCGAAGGTGCGCGTCGGCAGGTAGCTGCTCAACCGGATGCCCTGCCCGCCGATCACCTCGATCAGCGGGTCGTCGTCGACGGCGTCGAGCTCGCCCAGCACCGTTGCCACCAGCGCGTCGATCTTCCCGACAGGATCGGCCCCCAGGTCGCGCGCCGCCTGCCTGCCCCGTTCGACGATGGCCGCGGCATCGGCGCCGGCCATGTAGTCCTGCACCCAGACGTAGTAGCCGACGGCGTCGGCGACATCCTCGCGCGGTGCCGGGGCCCGCAGGTAAGTGCTCACCGTGACCAGGGAACGGGAGGTGTGGCCGACGAGGTCGCGCACGCTCCATTCACCGAGGCCGGGATCGTCCCAGCGGGCAGCCGGGATCTGGCGCACCAATGCCGCGAAACCGTGTGCCGCCGAAGCGAACACGTCACGCGCCGGCGTCACCGTCATTGCCCGGCGAGTGTGTCCCAGCCCTCGACCGATTCGGGGCTGCGGGGCTCGGGGCCGACGTAGATCGCCGACGGCCGGACCAGCTTGCCCAGCCGCTTCTGCTCGAGGATGTGCGCGCACCATCCCGCGGTGCGGCCACAGGTGAACATCGCGGGCATCATCTTCGGCGGGACCTGCGCGAAGTCCAGGATCACCGCCGCCCAGAACTCGACGTTGGTCTCGATCGCCCGGTCGGGCCTGCGCTCCCGCAGCTCGGCGAGCGCGGCCTGCTCCAGCGCCGCGGCCACCTCGTAGCGCGGTGCCTGGAGACGCTGCGCCGTCGCGCGCAGCACCCGCGCCCGCGGATCCTCGGCGCGGTAGACGCGGTGCCCGAAGCCCATCAGCTTCTCGTTGCGGTCCAAGATGCCCTTGACCACCGCGCGGGCGTCGCCGGTGCGCTCGGCCTCCTCGATCATCGGGATCACCCGCGCCGGGGCGCCGCCGTGCAGCGGGCCGCTCATGGCGCCGATCGCCCCGGACAGCGCCGCGGCGACGTCGGCGCCGGTCGACGCGATCACCCGGGCGGTGAAGGTGGAGGCGTTCATGCCGTGCTCGGCGGCGCTGACCCAGTACGCGTCGATCGCCTCGACATGTCGCGGATCGGGCTCACCCTGCCAGCGGGTCATGAAACGGGCTGTGACGGTGTCGCATTCGTCGACGCGGCGCTGCGGCACCGCAGGCTGGTAGATACCGCGGGCCGACTGCGCGACGTAGGACAACGCCATCACCGATGCGCGGGCCAGCTGATCGCGCGCGGTCTCGTCGTCGATGTCCAGCAGCGGCGGATAACCCCAGATCGGGGCCAGCATCGCCAGGCCGGCCTGCACGTCGACCCGGACGTCGCCGCTGTGGATCGGCAGCGGGAACGGCTCGGCGGGCGGCAAGCTCCGGCCGAACTTCCCGTCGACCAGCAGCGCCCACACGTCGCCGAACGTGACCCGGTGCGCAACCAGGTCCTCGATGTCGACGCCGCGGTAGCGCAGCGCGCCGCCGTCCTTGTCCGGTTCGGCGATCTCGGTCTCGAACGCCACAACGCCCGCCAAACCCGGGTTGAAGTCCTTCGGCACCGCAGTCGTCATGCGCAGATTGTCGCACCCGCGTCGGCGGGCCGACCTGCCAGCTCCGCGGGCGTAGCGTTTGTCGCGTGGGCACTTCTGATCACC carries:
- a CDS encoding maleylpyruvate isomerase family mycothiol-dependent enzyme; the encoded protein is MTVTPARDVFASAAHGFAALVRQIPAARWDDPGLGEWSVRDLVGHTSRSLVTVSTYLRAPAPREDVADAVGYYVWVQDYMAGADAAAIVERGRQAARDLGADPVGKIDALVATVLGELDAVDDDPLIEVIGGQGIRLSSYLPTRTFELAVHGLDIARAVGLDVTPPVEVLADAAALAARIGVALGTGPTLLLALTGRTGLPAGFSVV
- a CDS encoding family 1 glycosylhydrolase; this encodes MNSAQFVGRVGGLAVALGVGAAALTGAGVAWAEEGSDASAASAGSSAESSTGRTSSAEKRAEGPIKPSRDRSTGRGADGEGSAVADRDTDDDGQDTADSGDPAAAATGADSGDQPVRARKPRLTVRAGQDSPETESDTGSAAGSQADTDRDPAAPAAGGIESAARDTTAPETPAASTASTAVVDPPRVPSWRAYPTAHDPGTVVTWAVDLVHSFFEAVLQPFAAGAPRPPADPSVWGLLAWVRRELFNASPTATANPLPYTQSLVDGDVLITGNVGVVDPDDDPLTYTVIGRPHNGGTVTVDADGNFVYRAMNAMAAVGGTDVFTVAVSDEAAGLHVHGLAGLLQFVPILGNFLKPGGGHGITRTITVTVTPVDGIDLSLPDDFRWGVAHSGFQAEGGPGVPIDTRSDWYRWVHDPLNRLLGLVKGVPEDGPGAYLTYDDDARLAREELGMNTFRMGIEWSRIFPNSTAAIDISDEGGALSLDDLQALDALADAGAVAHYRDVFAALRAHGLEPLVTVNHFTLPVWVHDPVVARPLIQLGLPVDAAGWLSPKTAAEFEKYAGYLAWKFGDQVDNWATVNEPFPPVLTEFLAIPGVVPNWPPGVLRPDLASTFVVNQAIGHVAAYDAIHAWDTTAASEGGPAAFVGFTHNMIPARPANPVNPLDVAAADAWNHYYNTWFPNAVIDGWVDVNFDGIKSADEIRPDMADKVDFLGVQYYGSQPMVGFGVAPVPGFPFLRGFPIRCSAEESTCSDFNQPTDPGGFREVLELAASYGKPLWITENGIADADDSKRPSYIVNHIAVVQDLVTHGTDIRGYTYWSFVDNLEWAEGYDLKFGLYGSDPDTPELERIPKPASIAALAGITTANGLPAALLQAYLPR
- a CDS encoding VOC family protein, producing MAVPAEANTPMLVPHLVVGDAAAALDFYAKAFGAVEMARLPGPEGKIMHAAFQINGAMVFLNDDFPEFCDGRSSTPVALGGSSVTIHLHGPDVEGRFQRALDAGATVVNPLEDQFWGDRYGVVRDPFGHQWSLAETVREVDMNDVMAQMGGAG
- a CDS encoding citrate synthase 2 yields the protein MTTAVPKDFNPGLAGVVAFETEIAEPDKDGGALRYRGVDIEDLVAHRVTFGDVWALLVDGKFGRSLPPAEPFPLPIHSGDVRVDVQAGLAMLAPIWGYPPLLDIDDETARDQLARASVMALSYVAQSARGIYQPAVPQRRVDECDTVTARFMTRWQGEPDPRHVEAIDAYWVSAAEHGMNASTFTARVIASTGADVAAALSGAIGAMSGPLHGGAPARVIPMIEEAERTGDARAVVKGILDRNEKLMGFGHRVYRAEDPRARVLRATAQRLQAPRYEVAAALEQAALAELRERRPDRAIETNVEFWAAVILDFAQVPPKMMPAMFTCGRTAGWCAHILEQKRLGKLVRPSAIYVGPEPRSPESVEGWDTLAGQ